The following are encoded together in the Meriones unguiculatus strain TT.TT164.6M chromosome 16, Bangor_MerUng_6.1, whole genome shotgun sequence genome:
- the Col11a2 gene encoding collagen alpha-2(XI) chain isoform X2 has translation MERCGRCHRLLLLLPLVLGLSAAPGWAGAPSVDVLRALRFPSLPDGVRKSKGVCPADVAYRVSRPAQLSAPTRQLFPGGFPKDFSLLTVMRTRPGLQAPLLTLYSAQGVQQLGLELGRPVRFLYEDQRGRPQAPAQPVFRGLSLADGKWHHVAVAVKGQSVTLIVDCKKRVTRPLPRSVHPVLDTHGVVIFGAHILDDEVFEGDVQELLIVPGVQAAYQSCGQRDLECERAQRDGPQVQKPHRAQRSPKKQPARLHKPQSQEPQQQPLYYDYEPPYYDVMTTGTAPDYQYPTPGEEEGALESSPLPFLEEVAHGPRGLKGEKGEPAVLEPGMFVEGPPGPEGPAGLTGPPGIQGNPGPVGDPGERGPPGRAGLPGSDGPPGPPGTSLMLPFRFGSSGGDKGPVVAAQEAQAQAVLQQARLALRGPPGPMGYTGRPGPLGQPGSPGLKGESGDLGPQGPRGPQGLTGPPGKAGRRGRAGADGARGMPGEPGLKGDRGFDGLPGLPGEKGQRGDTGAQGLPGPPGEDGERGNDGEIGPRGLPGESGPRGLLGPKGPPGIPGPPGVRGMDGPHGPKGSLGPQGEPGPPGQQGTPGTQGLPGPQGAVGPHGEKGPRGKPGLPGMPGSDGLPGHPGKEGPPGTKGNQGPSGPQGPLGYPGPRGVKGVDGIRGLKGHKGEKGEDGFPGFKGDVGVKGDRGEVGVPGSRGEDGPEGPKGRTGPTGDPGPPGLTGEKGKLGVPGLPGYPGRQGPKGSLGFPGFPGASGEKGARGLSGKSGPRGERGPTGPRGQRGPRGATGKSGAKGTSGGDGPHGPPGERGLPGPQGPNGFPGPKGPPGPAGKDGLPGHPGQRGEVGFQGKTGPPGPPGVVGPQGAAGESGPMGERGHPGPPGPPGEQGLPGTAGKEGTKGDPGPPGAPGKDGPAGLRGFPGERGLPGTAGGPGLKGNEGPAGPPGPAGSPGERGAAGSGGPIGPPGRPGPQGPPGAAGEKGVPGEKGPIGPTGRDGVQGPVGLPGPAGPPGVAGEDGDKGEVGDPGQKGTKGNKGEHGPPGPPGPIGPVGQPGAAGADGEPGARGPQGHFGAKGDEGTRGFNGPPGPIGLQGLPGSPGEKGETGDVGPMGPPGPPGPRGPAGPNGADGPQGPPGGVGNLGPPGEKGEPGESGSPGLQGEPGVKGPRGERGEKGETGQAGEAGPPGPKGPTGDDGPKGNPGPVGFPGDPGPPGEAGPRGQDGAKGDQGEDGEPGQPGSPGPTGENGPPGPLGKRGPAGTPGPEGRQGEKGAKGDPGAVGAPGKTGPVGPAGPAGKPGPDGLRGLPGSVGQQGRPGATGQAGPPGPVGPPGLPGLRGDAGAKGEKGHPGLIGLIGPTGEQGEKGDRGLPGPQGAPGQKGETGIPGASGPIGPGGPPGLPGPAGPKGAKGATGPAGPKGEKGVQGPPGHPGPPGEVIQPLPIQMPKKTRRSVDGSQLMQDNEAVPTGGAPGSPAGLEEIFGSLDSLREEIEQMRRPTGTQDSPARTCQDLKLCHPELPDGEYWVDPNQGCARDAFRVFCNFTAGGETCVTPRDDVTQFSYVDSEGSPVGVVQLTFLRLLSVSAHQDVSYPCSVVSPDGPLKLRGANEDELSPETSPYVKEFRDGCQTQQGRTVLEVRTPVLEQLPVLDASFSDLGTPTRRGGVLLGPVCFMG, from the exons ATGGAGCGGTGCGGCCGCTGCCACCGCCTCCTTCTGCTCCTACCTCTGGTGCTGGGGCTGAGCGCTGCCCCAGGATGGGCAG GTGCACCCTCTGTGGACGTGCTTCGTGCCCTGAGGTTCCCCTCCCTTCCGGATGGTGTCCGGAAATCAAAAGGGGTCTGTCCAGCTGATGTGGCCTACCGCGTGTCACGGCCTGCCCAGCTCAGCGCGCCCACCCGGCAGCTCTTCCCAG GAGGCTTTCCCAAAGATTTCTCTCTGCTGACTGTTATGCGGACCCgccctggcctccaggctcccctCTTGACACTATACAGTGCCCAGGGGGTCCAGCAGCTGGGTCTGGAGCTAGGTCGCCCTGTCCGCTTTCTCTATGAGGACCAGAGGGGACGGCCACAAGCCCCCGCTCAGCCTGTCTTCCGAGGCCTCAGCCTAGCAGATGGCAA GTGGCACCACGTGGCTGTGGCTGTGAAGGGTCAGTCTGTCACCCTCATTGTGGACTGCAAGAAGCGAGTGACCCGGCCCCTTCCCCGGAGCGTGCATCCGGTGTTGGACACCCATGGGGTGGTGATCTTTGGTGCCCACATCCTAGATGATGAAGTCTTTGAG GGTGATGTTCAGGAACTCCTCATTGTCCCAGGCGTCCAAGCTGCCTATCAGTCTTGTGGACAGAGGGATCTGGAATGTGAGAGGGCACAGAGAGATGGACCTCAGGTTCAGAAGCCTCACAGAGCCCAGAGATCTCCAAAGAAGCAGCCAGCAAGACTTCATAAGCCGCAGAGCCAGGAGCCCCAGCAGCAG CCTCTCTATTATGACTACGAACCCCCCTATTACGATGTGATGACTACGGGGACGGCCCCTGATTACCAG TACCCCACTCCAGGTGAAGAGGAAGGAGCCCTGGAGTCCAGTCCCTTGCCATTCCTTGAAGAG GTTGCCCATGGACCCCGGGGGctaaagggagagaagggagagcctGCGGTGCTGGAGCCT GGTATGTTCGTAGAGGGACCACCGGGCCCAGAAGGCCCTGCG GGATTAACTGGACCCCCTGGCATCCAGGGGAATCCAGGCCCAGTTGGAGACCCTGGTGAGAGG GGCCCCCCTGGCCGGGCAGGGCTCCCCGGATCGGATGGACCGCCTGGTCCTCCTGGCACTTCTCTGATGCTCCCT TTCCGGTTTGGCAGTAGTGGGGGTGACAAGGGCCCTGTGGTGGCAGCCcaggaggcccaggcccaggcggTTCTGCAGCAGGCAAGG CTGGCCCTCCGTGGGCCCCCTGGCCCCATGGGATACACGGGCCGCCCTGGGCCCTTG GGGCAGCCTGGGAGCCCTGGCTTGAAGGGAGAATCTGGAGACCTGGGCCCACAG GGCCCCAGGGGACCTCAGGGCCTCACAGGCCCTCCTGGCAAGGCTGGTCGAAGG GGCCGAGCAGGTGCCGATGGAGCCCGTGGGATGCCTGGAGAACCTGGCCTGAAG GGAGATAGAGGTTTTGATGGACTTCCAGGGCTACCTGGCGAGAAGGGACAGAGG GGTGATACAGGTGCTCAGGGCCTTCCCGGGCCTCCTGGCGAGGATGGAGAGCGG GGCAATGATGGAGAGATTGGACCCCGGGGGCTGCCTGGAGAGTCG GGACCCCGAGGACTTCTTGGCCCCAAAGGTCCACCTGGTATTCCTGGTCCCCCA GGAGTCCGAGGCATGGATGGTCCCCATGGCCCCAAAGGGAGCTTG GGACCCCAAGGAGAGCCAGGGCCTCCTGGACAACAGGGCACTCCAGGGACCCAG GGCCTCCCTGGACCTCAGGGTGCCGTCGGGCCTCATGGAGAGAAG GGTCCTCGAGGGAAACCAGGCCTCCCTGGCATGCCTGGATCAGATGGACTCCCG GGTCACCCAGGGAAGGAAGGTCCCCCCGGAACCAAAGGGAACCAG ggTCCCTCTGGTCCACAGGGTCCTTTAGGATACCCAGGCCCTCGAGGTGTCAAG GGTGTGGATGGAATTCGGGGCCTGAAGGGCCACAAGGGTGAAAAG GGCGAGGATGGCTTTCCTGGGTTCAAAGGTGACGTGGGCGTGAAAGGAGACAGG GGTGAGGTTGGAGTCCCTGGTTCCAGGGGAGAAGATGGCCCCGAGGGGCCGAAAGGACGTACTGGGCCCACTGGAGACCCTGGCCCCCCTGGGCTCACGGGCGAGAAG GGCAAGCTAGGTGTTCCTGGTCTGCCTGGCTACCCCGGACGCCAGGGTCCTAAG GGGTCCCTAGGTTTTCCTGGTTTTCCTGGAGCCAGTGGAGAGAAGGGAGCTCGG GGCCTGTCTGGGAAATCAGGACCTCGGGGAGAACGGGGCCCCACG GGTCCAAGGGGTCAGCGGGGACCCCGAGGTGCCACCGGGAAGTCTGGAGCCAAG GGAACATCAGGTGGTGATGGTCCCCACGGGCCACCCGGAGAGAGG GGTCTTCCTGGACCTCAAGGCCCCAATGGATTTCCTGGTCCCAAAGGCCCTCCG GGCCCCGCAGGGAAGGATGGGCTGCCTGGACACCCAGGCCAGAGAGGAGAAGTG GGATTCCAAGGAAAGACTGGCCCTCCAGGACCCCCTGGAGTGGTGGGACCTCAG GGAGCAGCTGGGGAAAGCGGTCCCATGGGGGAGAGAGGTCACCCTGGCCCCCCAGGACCTCCTGGCGAGCAAGGACTGCCTGGAACAGCTGGAAAGGAAGGGACCAAG GGTGATCCTGGCCCCCCTGGTGCCCCAGGGAAGGATGGTCCTGCTGGTCTAAGAGGCTTCCCAGGAGAGAGAGGCCTCCCGGGCACTGCT GGTGGACCTGGCTTGAAGGGAAATGAAGGCCCAGCCGGCCCTCCTGGCCCTGCA GGCTCTCCTGGGGAACGAGGTGCAGCAGGATCAGGGGGCCCGATTGGTCCGCCGGGGCGTCCAGGCCCACAAGGTCCCCCTGGAGCAGCAGGAGAGAAAGGCGTCCCG ggtgagaagggCCCCATTGGTCCTACTGGCCGAGATGGGGTGCAGGGCCCTGTGGGGCTTCCTGGTCCTGCGGGCCCGCCAGGTGTGGCTGGAGAGGATGGAGACAAG GGTGAGGTGGGAGATCCAGGACAGAAGGGTACCAAGGGGAACAAGGGAGAACAT gGCCCTCCTGGACCTCCTGGTCCCATCGGTCCTGTGGGGCAGCCAGGAGCAGCG GGAGCTGATGGGGAGCCTGGAGCTCGGGGGCCCCAGGGGCACTTTGGAGCCAAAGGTGACGAAGGAACAAGAGGATTCAATGGGCCCCCGGGACCCATTGGCCTACAG GGCCTGCCAGGATCTCCCGGGGAAAAGGGAGAAACAGGAGACGTGGGGCCTATG GGACCGCCTGGCCCTCCAGGACCCCGAGGCCCCGCTGGACCCAATGGTGCTGAC ggCCCACAAGGACCTCCTGGAGGTGTTGGGAACTTGGGTCCCCCTGGAGAGAAG GGTGAACCTGGGGAGTCAGGCTCTCCAGGACTCCAGGGTGAGCCGGGCGTCAAG GGTCCTCGTGGAGAGCGTGGCGAGAAAGGGGAGACGGGGCAGGCGGGAGAAGCCGGACCACCAGGGCCCAAAGGCCCCACAGGCGATGACGGCCCCAAGGGGAACCCT GGTCCTGTTGGCTTTCCTGGGGACCCTGGCCCCCCTGGAGAAGCTGGCCCACGG GGCCAGGATGGGGCTAAGGGAGACCAAGGAGAGGACGGCGAGCCAGGGCAGCCT GGATCCCCTGGTCCCACTGGGGAGAACGGACCCCCTGGGCCCCTTGGAAAGCGG GGACCTGCTGGCACTCCTGGTCCAGAGGGACGACAAGGAGAGAAGGGAGCGAAG GGGGACCCTGGTGCTGTGGGGGCCCCAGGAAAGACAGGTCCTGTGGGTCCTGCAGGCCCAGCGGGAAAGCCTGGCCCTGATGGTCTTCGGGGGCTCCCGGGCTCAGTG GGTCAGCAAGGCCGCCCAGGAGCCACAGGCCAGGCTGGGCCCCCAGGTCCTGTG GGACCCCCAGGGCTTCCTGGCCTCCGGGGCGATGCTGGAGCCAAGGGAGAGAAG GGTCACCCAGGTCTCATCGGGCTGATTGGGCCAACTGGAGAGCAAGGAGAGAAGGGTGACCGGGGCCTTCCTGGCCCTCAGGGCGCCCCTGGACAGAAGGGAGAGACG GGTATCCCGGGAGCATCTGGGCCCATCGGTCCTGGAGGGCCTCCTGGCCTGCCT GGACCCGCTGGCCCCAAAGGAGCCAAAGGAGCCACA GGCCCAGCTGGACCCAAGGGAGAGAAGGGCGTCCAGGGCCCTCCCGGCCACCCG GGCCCCCCAGGTGAGGTGATCCAGCCCCTGCCCATCCAGATGCCCAAGAAGACCCGCCGCTCCGTGGATGGAAGCCAACTGATGCAGGACAACGAGGCGGTGCCCACGGGCGGTGCCCCGGGCAGCCCTGCGGGGCTGGAGGAGATCTTCGGCTCACTGGACTCCCTGCGGGAGGAGATCGAGCAGATGAGGCGGCCCACGGGGACCCAGGACAGCCCTGCGCGCACCTGCCAGGACCTGAAGCTCTGTCACCCCGAGCTTCCCGATG GAGAGTACTGGGTGGACCCCAACCAGGGCTGTGCTCGAGATGCCTTCAGGGTGTTCTGCAACTTCACAGCGGGAGGGGAGACTTGTGTGACCCCCAGGGATGACGTCACACAG TTCTCCTATGTGGACTCCGAGGGCTCTCCAGTGGGTGTGGTCCAGCTCACCTTCCTGCGGCTGCTCAGCGTCTCTGCCCACCAGGATGTCTCCTACCCATGCTCCGTAGTATCCCCTGATGGTCCGCTGAAACTCCGGGGGGCCAATGAGGATGAACTGAGCCCCGAGACCAGCCCTTACGTCAAGGAGTTCAGAGATGGCTGTCAG ACCCAGCAAGGCCGGACGGTGCTGGAGGTGCGCACGCCTGTGCTGGAGCAGCTGCCTGTCCTGGATGCTTCCTTCTCAGACCTGGGGACCCCCACGAGGCGGGGAGGTGTGCTGCTGGGGCCTGTCTGCTTCATGGGCTAG
- the Col11a2 gene encoding collagen alpha-2(XI) chain isoform X4 → MFVEGPPGPEGPAGLTGPPGIQGNPGPVGDPGERGPPGRAGLPGSDGPPGPPGTSLMLPFRFGSSGGDKGPVVAAQEAQAQAVLQQARLALRGPPGPMGYTGRPGPLGQPGSPGLKGESGDLGPQGPRGPQGLTGPPGKAGRRGRAGADGARGMPGEPGLKGDRGFDGLPGLPGEKGQRGDTGAQGLPGPPGEDGERGNDGEIGPRGLPGESGPRGLLGPKGPPGIPGPPGVRGMDGPHGPKGSLGPQGEPGPPGQQGTPGTQGLPGPQGAVGPHGEKGPRGKPGLPGMPGSDGLPGHPGKEGPPGTKGNQGPSGPQGPLGYPGPRGVKGVDGIRGLKGHKGEKGEDGFPGFKGDVGVKGDRGEVGVPGSRGEDGPEGPKGRTGPTGDPGPPGLTGEKGKLGVPGLPGYPGRQGPKGSLGFPGFPGASGEKGARGLSGKSGPRGERGPTGPRGQRGPRGATGKSGAKGTSGGDGPHGPPGERGLPGPQGPNGFPGPKGPPGPAGKDGLPGHPGQRGEVGFQGKTGPPGPPGVVGPQGAAGESGPMGERGHPGPPGPPGEQGLPGTAGKEGTKGDPGPPGAPGKDGPAGLRGFPGERGLPGTAGGPGLKGNEGPAGPPGPAGSPGERGAAGSGGPIGPPGRPGPQGPPGAAGEKGVPGEKGPIGPTGRDGVQGPVGLPGPAGPPGVAGEDGDKGEVGDPGQKGTKGNKGEHGPPGPPGPIGPVGQPGAAGADGEPGARGPQGHFGAKGDEGTRGFNGPPGPIGLQGLPGSPGEKGETGDVGPMGPPGPPGPRGPAGPNGADGPQGPPGGVGNLGPPGEKGEPGESGSPGLQGEPGVKGPRGERGEKGETGQAGEAGPPGPKGPTGDDGPKGNPGPVGFPGDPGPPGEAGPRGQDGAKGDQGEDGEPGQPGSPGPTGENGPPGPLGKRGPAGTPGPEGRQGEKGAKGDPGAVGAPGKTGPVGPAGPAGKPGPDGLRGLPGSVGQQGRPGATGQAGPPGPVGPPGLPGLRGDAGAKGEKGHPGLIGLIGPTGEQGEKGDRGLPGPQGAPGQKGETGIPGASGPIGPGGPPGLPGPAGPKGAKGATGPAGPKGEKGVQGPPGHPGPPGEVIQPLPIQMPKKTRRSVDGSQLMQDNEAVPTGGAPGSPAGLEEIFGSLDSLREEIEQMRRPTGTQDSPARTCQDLKLCHPELPDGEYWVDPNQGCARDAFRVFCNFTAGGETCVTPRDDVTQFSYVDSEGSPVGVVQLTFLRLLSVSAHQDVSYPCSVVSPDGPLKLRGANEDELSPETSPYVKEFRDGCQTQQGRTVLEVRTPVLEQLPVLDASFSDLGTPTRRGGVLLGPVCFMG, encoded by the exons ATGTTCGTAGAGGGACCACCGGGCCCAGAAGGCCCTGCG GGATTAACTGGACCCCCTGGCATCCAGGGGAATCCAGGCCCAGTTGGAGACCCTGGTGAGAGG GGCCCCCCTGGCCGGGCAGGGCTCCCCGGATCGGATGGACCGCCTGGTCCTCCTGGCACTTCTCTGATGCTCCCT TTCCGGTTTGGCAGTAGTGGGGGTGACAAGGGCCCTGTGGTGGCAGCCcaggaggcccaggcccaggcggTTCTGCAGCAGGCAAGG CTGGCCCTCCGTGGGCCCCCTGGCCCCATGGGATACACGGGCCGCCCTGGGCCCTTG GGGCAGCCTGGGAGCCCTGGCTTGAAGGGAGAATCTGGAGACCTGGGCCCACAG GGCCCCAGGGGACCTCAGGGCCTCACAGGCCCTCCTGGCAAGGCTGGTCGAAGG GGCCGAGCAGGTGCCGATGGAGCCCGTGGGATGCCTGGAGAACCTGGCCTGAAG GGAGATAGAGGTTTTGATGGACTTCCAGGGCTACCTGGCGAGAAGGGACAGAGG GGTGATACAGGTGCTCAGGGCCTTCCCGGGCCTCCTGGCGAGGATGGAGAGCGG GGCAATGATGGAGAGATTGGACCCCGGGGGCTGCCTGGAGAGTCG GGACCCCGAGGACTTCTTGGCCCCAAAGGTCCACCTGGTATTCCTGGTCCCCCA GGAGTCCGAGGCATGGATGGTCCCCATGGCCCCAAAGGGAGCTTG GGACCCCAAGGAGAGCCAGGGCCTCCTGGACAACAGGGCACTCCAGGGACCCAG GGCCTCCCTGGACCTCAGGGTGCCGTCGGGCCTCATGGAGAGAAG GGTCCTCGAGGGAAACCAGGCCTCCCTGGCATGCCTGGATCAGATGGACTCCCG GGTCACCCAGGGAAGGAAGGTCCCCCCGGAACCAAAGGGAACCAG ggTCCCTCTGGTCCACAGGGTCCTTTAGGATACCCAGGCCCTCGAGGTGTCAAG GGTGTGGATGGAATTCGGGGCCTGAAGGGCCACAAGGGTGAAAAG GGCGAGGATGGCTTTCCTGGGTTCAAAGGTGACGTGGGCGTGAAAGGAGACAGG GGTGAGGTTGGAGTCCCTGGTTCCAGGGGAGAAGATGGCCCCGAGGGGCCGAAAGGACGTACTGGGCCCACTGGAGACCCTGGCCCCCCTGGGCTCACGGGCGAGAAG GGCAAGCTAGGTGTTCCTGGTCTGCCTGGCTACCCCGGACGCCAGGGTCCTAAG GGGTCCCTAGGTTTTCCTGGTTTTCCTGGAGCCAGTGGAGAGAAGGGAGCTCGG GGCCTGTCTGGGAAATCAGGACCTCGGGGAGAACGGGGCCCCACG GGTCCAAGGGGTCAGCGGGGACCCCGAGGTGCCACCGGGAAGTCTGGAGCCAAG GGAACATCAGGTGGTGATGGTCCCCACGGGCCACCCGGAGAGAGG GGTCTTCCTGGACCTCAAGGCCCCAATGGATTTCCTGGTCCCAAAGGCCCTCCG GGCCCCGCAGGGAAGGATGGGCTGCCTGGACACCCAGGCCAGAGAGGAGAAGTG GGATTCCAAGGAAAGACTGGCCCTCCAGGACCCCCTGGAGTGGTGGGACCTCAG GGAGCAGCTGGGGAAAGCGGTCCCATGGGGGAGAGAGGTCACCCTGGCCCCCCAGGACCTCCTGGCGAGCAAGGACTGCCTGGAACAGCTGGAAAGGAAGGGACCAAG GGTGATCCTGGCCCCCCTGGTGCCCCAGGGAAGGATGGTCCTGCTGGTCTAAGAGGCTTCCCAGGAGAGAGAGGCCTCCCGGGCACTGCT GGTGGACCTGGCTTGAAGGGAAATGAAGGCCCAGCCGGCCCTCCTGGCCCTGCA GGCTCTCCTGGGGAACGAGGTGCAGCAGGATCAGGGGGCCCGATTGGTCCGCCGGGGCGTCCAGGCCCACAAGGTCCCCCTGGAGCAGCAGGAGAGAAAGGCGTCCCG ggtgagaagggCCCCATTGGTCCTACTGGCCGAGATGGGGTGCAGGGCCCTGTGGGGCTTCCTGGTCCTGCGGGCCCGCCAGGTGTGGCTGGAGAGGATGGAGACAAG GGTGAGGTGGGAGATCCAGGACAGAAGGGTACCAAGGGGAACAAGGGAGAACAT gGCCCTCCTGGACCTCCTGGTCCCATCGGTCCTGTGGGGCAGCCAGGAGCAGCG GGAGCTGATGGGGAGCCTGGAGCTCGGGGGCCCCAGGGGCACTTTGGAGCCAAAGGTGACGAAGGAACAAGAGGATTCAATGGGCCCCCGGGACCCATTGGCCTACAG GGCCTGCCAGGATCTCCCGGGGAAAAGGGAGAAACAGGAGACGTGGGGCCTATG GGACCGCCTGGCCCTCCAGGACCCCGAGGCCCCGCTGGACCCAATGGTGCTGAC ggCCCACAAGGACCTCCTGGAGGTGTTGGGAACTTGGGTCCCCCTGGAGAGAAG GGTGAACCTGGGGAGTCAGGCTCTCCAGGACTCCAGGGTGAGCCGGGCGTCAAG GGTCCTCGTGGAGAGCGTGGCGAGAAAGGGGAGACGGGGCAGGCGGGAGAAGCCGGACCACCAGGGCCCAAAGGCCCCACAGGCGATGACGGCCCCAAGGGGAACCCT GGTCCTGTTGGCTTTCCTGGGGACCCTGGCCCCCCTGGAGAAGCTGGCCCACGG GGCCAGGATGGGGCTAAGGGAGACCAAGGAGAGGACGGCGAGCCAGGGCAGCCT GGATCCCCTGGTCCCACTGGGGAGAACGGACCCCCTGGGCCCCTTGGAAAGCGG GGACCTGCTGGCACTCCTGGTCCAGAGGGACGACAAGGAGAGAAGGGAGCGAAG GGGGACCCTGGTGCTGTGGGGGCCCCAGGAAAGACAGGTCCTGTGGGTCCTGCAGGCCCAGCGGGAAAGCCTGGCCCTGATGGTCTTCGGGGGCTCCCGGGCTCAGTG GGTCAGCAAGGCCGCCCAGGAGCCACAGGCCAGGCTGGGCCCCCAGGTCCTGTG GGACCCCCAGGGCTTCCTGGCCTCCGGGGCGATGCTGGAGCCAAGGGAGAGAAG GGTCACCCAGGTCTCATCGGGCTGATTGGGCCAACTGGAGAGCAAGGAGAGAAGGGTGACCGGGGCCTTCCTGGCCCTCAGGGCGCCCCTGGACAGAAGGGAGAGACG GGTATCCCGGGAGCATCTGGGCCCATCGGTCCTGGAGGGCCTCCTGGCCTGCCT GGACCCGCTGGCCCCAAAGGAGCCAAAGGAGCCACA GGCCCAGCTGGACCCAAGGGAGAGAAGGGCGTCCAGGGCCCTCCCGGCCACCCG GGCCCCCCAGGTGAGGTGATCCAGCCCCTGCCCATCCAGATGCCCAAGAAGACCCGCCGCTCCGTGGATGGAAGCCAACTGATGCAGGACAACGAGGCGGTGCCCACGGGCGGTGCCCCGGGCAGCCCTGCGGGGCTGGAGGAGATCTTCGGCTCACTGGACTCCCTGCGGGAGGAGATCGAGCAGATGAGGCGGCCCACGGGGACCCAGGACAGCCCTGCGCGCACCTGCCAGGACCTGAAGCTCTGTCACCCCGAGCTTCCCGATG GAGAGTACTGGGTGGACCCCAACCAGGGCTGTGCTCGAGATGCCTTCAGGGTGTTCTGCAACTTCACAGCGGGAGGGGAGACTTGTGTGACCCCCAGGGATGACGTCACACAG TTCTCCTATGTGGACTCCGAGGGCTCTCCAGTGGGTGTGGTCCAGCTCACCTTCCTGCGGCTGCTCAGCGTCTCTGCCCACCAGGATGTCTCCTACCCATGCTCCGTAGTATCCCCTGATGGTCCGCTGAAACTCCGGGGGGCCAATGAGGATGAACTGAGCCCCGAGACCAGCCCTTACGTCAAGGAGTTCAGAGATGGCTGTCAG ACCCAGCAAGGCCGGACGGTGCTGGAGGTGCGCACGCCTGTGCTGGAGCAGCTGCCTGTCCTGGATGCTTCCTTCTCAGACCTGGGGACCCCCACGAGGCGGGGAGGTGTGCTGCTGGGGCCTGTCTGCTTCATGGGCTAG